From a single Nissabacter sp. SGAir0207 genomic region:
- the atpI gene encoding F0F1 ATP synthase subunit I, with the protein MSASLYSGKVARKLLLVQLLTFVLLSAVFGLKGLEWSVSALAGGLSAWLPNALFMLFAWRHQADTPLSGRVAWSFAIGEALKVVITIVLLIIALGVLKAVFIPLGVTYLSVLFTQILAPAVINSYRA; encoded by the coding sequence ATGTCTGCATCCCTTTACAGCGGGAAGGTTGCCAGAAAACTGCTGTTGGTGCAGTTACTGACCTTTGTTCTGCTCAGTGCCGTATTCGGGCTAAAAGGCCTGGAATGGAGTGTTTCTGCTTTAGCCGGCGGGTTATCCGCCTGGTTACCGAACGCACTGTTTATGCTGTTTGCGTGGCGCCACCAGGCGGATACGCCACTCTCTGGACGCGTCGCCTGGTCGTTCGCCATCGGAGAGGCGTTGAAGGTTGTCATCACCATTGTGTTGTTGATAATCGCCCTGGGAGTGCTCAAGGCGGTGTTTATCCCGCTGGGTGTAACCTATCTATCGGTGTTGTTCACGCAGATATTGGCACCAGCCGTGATTAACAGTTACCGCGCATAG
- the atpB gene encoding F0F1 ATP synthase subunit A, whose protein sequence is MSASGEISTPQEYIGHHLTQLQVGTGFWSINIDSMFFSVVLGLLFLVIFRKVAKNATSGVPGKLQTAIELVVGFVDSSVRDMYHGKSKVIAPLALTVFVWVFLMNMMDLLPIDLLPYIGEHVLGLPALRVVPTADVNVTLSMALGVFILILFYSIKMKGVGGFVKELTMQPFNHPVFIPINLILEGVSLLSKPVSLGLRLFGNMYAGELIFILIAGLLPWWSQWVLSVPWAIFHILIITLQAFIFMVLTIVYLSMASEEH, encoded by the coding sequence ATGTCTGCATCAGGAGAAATCTCTACTCCTCAAGAGTATATCGGTCACCATCTGACTCAACTTCAGGTGGGGACGGGATTCTGGTCGATAAACATCGATTCGATGTTTTTCTCCGTGGTCCTCGGTCTGCTCTTTCTGGTTATTTTCCGTAAAGTAGCAAAAAACGCCACCAGTGGCGTCCCTGGCAAACTGCAAACAGCAATTGAGCTGGTTGTCGGGTTTGTCGATAGCAGCGTGCGTGACATGTATCACGGCAAGAGCAAAGTGATTGCACCGCTCGCACTGACCGTCTTCGTCTGGGTCTTCCTGATGAACATGATGGATCTGCTGCCTATCGACTTGCTGCCTTATATCGGTGAACACGTCCTCGGGCTTCCTGCCCTGCGCGTGGTGCCTACCGCTGATGTGAACGTCACATTGTCGATGGCGCTGGGCGTATTCATTCTGATCCTGTTCTACAGCATCAAAATGAAAGGGGTTGGCGGCTTCGTTAAAGAGTTGACGATGCAGCCGTTCAACCATCCGGTATTCATTCCAATCAACTTGATTTTGGAAGGTGTCAGCCTGCTGTCCAAGCCTGTTTCTCTGGGTCTGCGACTGTTTGGCAACATGTATGCGGGTGAGTTGATCTTCATCCTGATTGCCGGATTGCTGCCGTGGTGGTCACAGTGGGTTCTGAGTGTGCCGTGGGCCATTTTCCACATCCTGATCATTACGCTGCAAGCCTTTATTTTCATGGTTCTGACGATTGTTTATCTGTCGATGGCTTCTGAAGAACACTGA
- the atpE gene encoding F0F1 ATP synthase subunit C, with amino-acid sequence MENLSMDLLYMAAAVMMGLAAIGAAIGIGILGGKFLEGAARQPDLIPLLRTQFFIVMGLVDAIPMIAVGLGLYVMFAVA; translated from the coding sequence ATGGAAAACCTGAGTATGGATCTGCTGTACATGGCTGCCGCTGTGATGATGGGCCTGGCGGCAATCGGTGCTGCGATCGGTATCGGCATCCTGGGTGGTAAATTCTTGGAAGGCGCTGCTCGTCAGCCTGACCTGATTCCTCTGCTGCGTACACAATTCTTCATCGTTATGGGTCTGGTTGACGCCATCCCGATGATTGCGGTTGGTCTGGGCCTGTACGTGATGTTTGCTGTCGCGTAG
- the atpF gene encoding F0F1 ATP synthase subunit B, producing the protein MNLNATILGQAIAFVLFVWFCMKYVWPPIMAAIEKRQKEIADGLASAERAKKDLDLAQADATDQLKKAKADAQVIIEQANKRGSQIVEDAKAEAEQERNRIVAQAQAEIEAERKRAREELRKQVAVLAIAGAEKIIERSVDEAANSDIVDKLVAEL; encoded by the coding sequence GTGAATCTTAACGCAACAATCCTCGGCCAGGCCATCGCGTTCGTCCTGTTTGTCTGGTTCTGTATGAAGTATGTATGGCCGCCAATTATGGCTGCCATCGAGAAGCGTCAGAAAGAGATTGCTGACGGTCTCGCTTCAGCAGAACGTGCCAAAAAAGATCTGGACCTCGCGCAAGCCGATGCGACCGACCAGCTGAAAAAAGCCAAGGCAGACGCCCAGGTAATCATTGAGCAAGCCAACAAGCGTGGCTCTCAGATTGTCGAAGATGCAAAAGCCGAAGCAGAGCAGGAACGTAACAGAATCGTGGCGCAAGCACAGGCTGAGATCGAAGCCGAACGTAAGCGCGCTCGTGAAGAGTTGCGTAAGCAAGTCGCTGTACTGGCAATTGCTGGCGCCGAGAAGATCATTGAACGTTCCGTGGATGAAGCTGCTAACAGCGACATCGTTGATAAACTGGTCGCTGAACTGTAA
- the atpH gene encoding F0F1 ATP synthase subunit delta, producing the protein MSEFVTVARPYAKAAFDFAVEHQCIDRWQQMLAFAAEVTRNEQIKALLSGAVAPETLSETFFAVCGDQLDDAGRNLIKVMADNKRLSVLPEVLEQFIALRASLEATVEVEVISATTLNDAQQANIAAAMEKRLSRKVKLNCKIDKSVLAGVVIRAGDMVIDGSVRGRLERLADVLQS; encoded by the coding sequence ATGTCTGAATTTGTCACGGTAGCTCGCCCCTACGCCAAAGCAGCATTTGACTTTGCCGTTGAGCACCAATGTATCGACCGCTGGCAGCAGATGCTGGCGTTTGCCGCAGAAGTGACGCGCAACGAACAGATTAAAGCATTGCTTTCCGGTGCTGTTGCACCGGAAACGCTGTCTGAAACGTTCTTTGCCGTATGTGGTGATCAACTCGACGACGCCGGTCGCAACCTGATTAAGGTCATGGCCGACAACAAACGTTTATCCGTCCTTCCTGAAGTGTTAGAGCAGTTTATTGCACTGCGCGCCTCCCTCGAGGCGACGGTCGAAGTCGAAGTGATTTCCGCCACCACACTGAATGACGCCCAGCAGGCAAACATTGCCGCTGCGATGGAAAAACGTCTGTCACGCAAAGTTAAGCTGAATTGCAAAATTGATAAGTCTGTATTGGCCGGCGTAGTAATCCGCGCAGGCGACATGGTGATTGATGGCAGCGTACGCGGCCGTCTCGAACGCCTCGCAGACGTCTTGCAGTCTTAA
- the atpA gene encoding F0F1 ATP synthase subunit alpha, giving the protein MQLNSTEISELIKQRIAQFNVVSEAHNEGTIVSVSDGIIRVHGLADVMQGEMIALPGNRYAIALNLERDSVGAVVMGPYADLAEGMKVKCTGRILEVPVGRGLLGRVVNTLGAPIDGKGPIENDGFSPVEVIAPGVIDRQSVDEPVQTGYKSVDAMIPIGRGQRELIIGDRQTGKTALAIDAIINQRDSGIKCVYVAIGQKASTISNVVRKLEEHGALANTIVVVATASESAALQYLAPYAGCSMGEYFRDRGEDALIVYDDLSKQAVAYRQISLLLRRPPGREAYPGDVFYLHSRLLERAARVNADYVEAFTKGEVKGKTGSLTALPLIETQAGDVSAFVPTNVISITDGQIFLESNLFNSGIRPAVNPGISVSRVGGAAQTKIIKKLSGGIRTALAQYRELAAFSQFASDLDEATRKQLNHGQKVTELLKQKQYAPMSVAQQALVLFAAERGFLEDVEVPKVVAFEAALLAFADREHADLLNEINQTGNFNNEIEGKLKSLLETFKATQSW; this is encoded by the coding sequence ATGCAACTGAATTCCACCGAAATCAGCGAACTGATCAAGCAGCGCATTGCTCAGTTCAATGTAGTGAGCGAAGCTCACAATGAAGGTACTATTGTTTCCGTCAGCGACGGGATCATCCGCGTACACGGTCTGGCCGACGTTATGCAGGGCGAGATGATCGCACTGCCGGGCAACCGTTACGCTATCGCACTGAACCTGGAGCGCGACTCCGTTGGTGCCGTGGTCATGGGCCCGTATGCGGACCTGGCTGAAGGCATGAAGGTGAAGTGCACCGGCCGTATCCTGGAAGTACCGGTTGGCCGTGGCCTGCTGGGCCGTGTGGTCAACACCCTGGGTGCGCCAATCGACGGTAAAGGCCCGATTGAAAATGACGGTTTCTCCCCGGTTGAAGTTATCGCCCCTGGCGTTATCGACCGTCAATCCGTTGATGAGCCGGTACAGACTGGTTATAAGTCCGTTGATGCCATGATTCCAATCGGCCGTGGCCAGCGTGAGCTGATCATCGGCGACCGTCAGACCGGTAAAACCGCGCTGGCGATCGATGCGATCATCAACCAACGTGACTCCGGCATCAAATGCGTCTACGTCGCCATCGGCCAGAAAGCGTCCACCATCTCCAACGTGGTGCGTAAACTGGAAGAGCACGGCGCGCTGGCTAACACCATCGTGGTTGTGGCTACCGCATCTGAATCCGCTGCACTGCAATACCTGGCACCGTACGCCGGTTGCTCCATGGGCGAATACTTCCGTGACCGCGGTGAAGATGCGCTGATCGTATACGATGACCTGTCCAAGCAGGCCGTTGCTTACCGTCAGATCTCCCTGCTGCTGCGTCGTCCGCCGGGCCGTGAAGCCTATCCGGGTGACGTGTTCTACCTCCACTCCCGTCTGCTGGAGCGTGCTGCGCGTGTTAACGCCGACTACGTTGAAGCATTCACCAAGGGTGAAGTGAAAGGTAAAACCGGCTCCCTGACCGCGCTGCCGCTGATCGAGACTCAGGCTGGTGACGTTTCCGCGTTCGTTCCGACCAACGTAATCTCCATTACCGATGGTCAGATCTTCCTGGAATCCAACCTGTTCAACTCCGGCATCCGTCCTGCGGTTAACCCAGGGATCTCCGTATCCCGTGTGGGTGGCGCAGCACAGACCAAGATCATCAAGAAACTGTCCGGTGGTATCCGTACCGCGCTGGCACAGTATCGTGAACTGGCAGCCTTCTCCCAGTTCGCCTCTGATCTGGATGAAGCAACGCGTAAGCAGCTGAACCACGGCCAGAAAGTAACTGAACTGCTGAAGCAGAAACAGTACGCGCCGATGTCCGTTGCCCAACAAGCCCTGGTGCTGTTTGCGGCCGAGCGTGGCTTCCTGGAAGACGTTGAAGTGCCTAAAGTGGTTGCTTTTGAAGCTGCCCTGCTGGCCTTCGCTGACCGCGAGCACGCTGATCTGCTGAACGAAATCAACCAAACTGGCAACTTTAACAACGAGATTGAAGGCAAGCTGAAAAGCCTGCTGGAAACCTTCAAAGCAACCCAGTCCTGGTAA
- the atpG gene encoding F0F1 ATP synthase subunit gamma, protein MAGAKEIRSKIGSVQNTQKITKAMEMVAASKMRKSQERMAASRPYAETMRKVIGHLALGNLEYKHPYLDDRDVKRVGYLVVSTDRGLCGGLNTNLFKKVLSEMKGWSEKGVQADLAVIGSKAASFFGAVGGNIVAQVTGLGDKPSLSDLIGPVKVMLQAYDEGRLDKLYIVSNKFINTMSQVPQVLQLLPLPPAEEGTLEKKSWDYLYEPDPKSLLDTLLRRYVESQVYQGVVENLASEQAARMVAMKAATDNGGSLIKELQLVYNKARQASITQELTEIVSGAAAV, encoded by the coding sequence ATGGCCGGCGCAAAAGAGATACGTAGTAAGATCGGAAGCGTACAAAACACGCAGAAGATCACTAAAGCGATGGAGATGGTCGCCGCCTCCAAAATGCGTAAATCGCAGGAGCGCATGGCAGCCAGCCGTCCTTATGCAGAGACCATGCGCAAAGTGATTGGTCACCTTGCGCTGGGTAATCTGGAATACAAACACCCCTACCTGGACGACCGCGATGTGAAGCGCGTTGGGTATCTGGTGGTGTCTACTGACCGTGGTCTGTGCGGCGGCTTGAACACTAACCTGTTCAAGAAAGTGCTGTCAGAGATGAAAGGTTGGTCCGAAAAAGGCGTACAAGCCGATCTCGCTGTGATTGGTTCGAAAGCAGCCTCTTTCTTCGGCGCTGTAGGCGGCAACATTGTTGCCCAGGTGACCGGTCTGGGCGACAAGCCCTCCCTGTCCGATCTGATCGGGCCGGTGAAAGTGATGCTGCAAGCCTACGACGAAGGTCGTCTGGACAAGCTGTACATCGTCAGTAACAAGTTTATCAATACGATGTCCCAGGTTCCGCAAGTTCTTCAGTTGCTGCCGCTGCCGCCCGCGGAAGAGGGCACGCTGGAGAAGAAATCGTGGGATTACCTGTATGAACCCGATCCTAAGTCGTTGCTGGATACCCTGCTGCGTCGCTATGTGGAATCGCAAGTTTATCAGGGCGTCGTGGAAAACCTGGCCAGCGAGCAGGCCGCACGAATGGTCGCGATGAAAGCCGCAACCGACAACGGCGGTAGCCTGATCAAAGAGCTTCAGTTGGTATACAACAAAGCCCGTCAGGCCAGCATCACTCAAGAACTTACCGAGATCGTCTCGGGGGCCGCTGCGGTTTAA
- the atpD gene encoding F0F1 ATP synthase subunit beta, translating to MATGKIIQVIGAVVDVEFPQDAVPNVYEALEVENGASKLVLEVQQQLGGGVVRCIAMGSSDGLRRGLKVTNLGHPIEVPVGKATLGRIMNVLGEPIDMKGDIGEEERWAIHRSAPSYEELSSSQDLLETGIKVIDLMCPFAKGGKVGLFGGAGVGKTVNMMELIRNIAIEHSGYSVFAGVGERTREGNDFYHEMTDSNVIDKVSLVYGQMNEPPGNRLRVALTGLTMAEKFRDEGRDVLLFVDNIYRYTLAGTEVSALLGRMPSAVGYQPTLAEEMGVLQERITSTKTGSITSVQAVYVPADDLTDPSPATTFAHLDATVVLSRQIASLGIYPAVDPLDSTSRQLDPLVVGQEHYDVARGVQSLLQRYQELKDIIAILGMDELSEEDKLVVARSRKIQRFLSQPFFVAEVFTGAPGKYVSLKDTIAGFKGIMNGDYDHLPEQAFYMVGSIDEAVEKAKKL from the coding sequence ATGGCTACTGGAAAGATTATCCAGGTAATCGGCGCCGTAGTGGACGTCGAGTTCCCTCAGGATGCCGTACCGAACGTGTACGAAGCACTTGAGGTTGAAAACGGCGCTTCCAAACTGGTGCTGGAAGTTCAGCAACAGCTGGGCGGCGGCGTTGTGCGTTGTATCGCAATGGGTAGTTCCGACGGTCTGCGTCGCGGGTTGAAAGTCACCAACCTGGGCCACCCGATCGAAGTACCGGTTGGTAAAGCAACCCTGGGCCGTATCATGAACGTATTGGGTGAACCAATCGACATGAAGGGCGACATCGGCGAAGAAGAGCGTTGGGCTATCCACCGTTCTGCTCCGAGCTACGAAGAGCTCTCCAGCTCCCAGGATCTGCTGGAAACCGGCATCAAGGTTATCGACCTGATGTGTCCGTTCGCTAAGGGCGGTAAAGTCGGTCTGTTCGGTGGTGCGGGTGTAGGTAAAACCGTAAACATGATGGAGCTGATCCGTAACATCGCGATCGAGCACTCCGGTTACTCCGTGTTTGCAGGCGTGGGCGAGCGTACCCGTGAAGGTAACGACTTCTACCACGAGATGACCGACTCCAACGTTATCGACAAAGTATCCCTGGTGTATGGCCAGATGAACGAGCCGCCGGGTAACCGTCTGCGCGTGGCACTGACCGGCCTGACCATGGCTGAGAAGTTCCGTGACGAAGGTCGTGACGTTCTGCTGTTCGTTGACAACATCTACCGTTACACCCTGGCCGGTACTGAAGTATCCGCACTGCTCGGCCGTATGCCGTCTGCAGTAGGTTACCAGCCGACCCTGGCTGAAGAGATGGGCGTTCTGCAAGAGCGTATCACCTCTACCAAGACCGGTTCTATCACCTCCGTACAGGCCGTTTACGTCCCTGCGGATGACTTGACTGACCCGTCTCCGGCAACCACCTTCGCCCACTTGGACGCAACCGTGGTACTGAGCCGTCAAATCGCCTCTCTGGGTATCTACCCGGCGGTTGACCCGCTCGACTCCACCAGCCGTCAGCTGGATCCGCTGGTAGTTGGTCAGGAGCACTACGATGTGGCTCGTGGCGTGCAGTCCCTGCTGCAACGCTACCAGGAACTGAAAGACATCATCGCGATTCTGGGTATGGACGAGCTGTCTGAAGAAGACAAGCTGGTTGTAGCCCGTTCTCGTAAGATTCAGCGCTTCCTGTCCCAGCCGTTCTTCGTGGCAGAAGTATTTACCGGTGCACCGGGCAAATACGTCTCCCTGAAAGACACCATCGCGGGCTTCAAAGGCATCATGAACGGCGACTACGATCACCTGCCAGAGCAAGCGTTCTACATGGTTGGTTCCATCGACGAAGCCGTGGAAAAAGCCAAGAAACTGTAA
- a CDS encoding F0F1 ATP synthase subunit epsilon — protein sequence MTYHLDVVSAEKGMFSGLVQKIQVTGSEGELGIFPGHAPLLTAIKPGMVRIVKQHGEEEYIYLSGGILEVQPNSVTVLADTAIRGQDLDEARALEAKRKAEEHIHSSHGDVDYAQASAELAKAIAKLRVIELTRKAM from the coding sequence ATGACTTACCATCTGGATGTGGTCAGTGCGGAAAAGGGTATGTTTTCCGGTCTGGTCCAGAAAATTCAGGTGACGGGTAGCGAAGGTGAGCTGGGTATCTTCCCGGGCCACGCGCCGCTGCTCACTGCCATTAAGCCTGGCATGGTGCGTATTGTTAAGCAGCACGGTGAAGAGGAGTATATCTACCTCTCCGGCGGCATCCTCGAGGTGCAACCGAACAGCGTAACCGTGCTGGCTGACACCGCCATTCGTGGGCAGGATCTTGACGAAGCTCGCGCGCTGGAAGCTAAGCGCAAGGCGGAAGAACATATCCATAGCTCTCACGGTGACGTCGACTATGCTCAGGCATCGGCGGAACTGGCCAAAGCGATCGCAAAATTGCGCGTCATCGAGTTGACCAGAAAAGCAATGTAA